The following are encoded in a window of Vespa crabro chromosome 2, iyVesCrab1.2, whole genome shotgun sequence genomic DNA:
- the LOC124421562 gene encoding protein phosphatase 1 regulatory subunit 42-like isoform X4 yields MQHNKIKKLENLDCLQNLRKFYVGYNCISVIEGLENAENLIELHVENQFLTIGETLCFEPRSVITLSKCLKKLNISNNKMTTLNDIENFNELEILEAKNNLLEDIEDLTQTISTLISLRELYMNGNPVVQKHRYKESLIANSNTLGWFIAWFLYLLVNIVVNITFCFLYIVNLDGKNISDICRKFLQTFKEKRFKQSIKKITVPLTDDIANSLNLPPAFKKSVSRAIFQHPGPKLSIAVISAMGELQPQSFPSWKTAAGINSLKDNHITPRPFWRDTTNKKET; encoded by the exons atgcaacataacaaaataaagaagttAGAAAATTTAGATTGTCTACAGAATTTGCGCAAATTTTATGTAGGATATAATTGCATTAGTGTAATTGAGGGATTAGAAAATGCCGAAAATTTAATAGAGCTACATGTAGAAAATCAATTCTTAACTATAGGTGAAACATTATGCTTTGAGCCGCGCAGTGTTATAACATTATCT aaatgtttaaaaaagcttaacatatcaaataataaaatgacgactttaaatgatatagaaaattttaatgaattggAAATTTTGgaagcaaaaaataatttacttgaAGATATTGAAGATTTAACTCAAACAATAAGTACATTAATTTCACTCAGAGAATTATATATGAATGGTAATCCAGTTGTTCAAAAACACAGATATAAAGAAAGTCTCATTGCTAACAGTAACACATTGGGTTGGTTCATTGCAtggtttttatatttgttagtAAATATAGTAGTTAAtataactttttgttttttatatatagtaaatttagatggaaaaaatatttctgatatttgtcgcaaatttttacaaacttttaaagagaaacgttttaaacaatctattaaaaagataacagtACCACTAACAGATGACATTGCAA ATTCTCTGAACTTGCCTCCTGCATTTAAGAAATCTGTATCTAGAGCAATATTTCAACATCCTGGACCTAAACTATCTATAGCAGTTATATCTGCTATGGGTGAATTACAGCCTCAGAGTTTTCCATCGTGGAAAACGG CTGCTGGTATAAACAGTCTAAAAGATAATCATATAACACCAAGACCATTTTGGAGGGATACaactaacaaaaaagaaacgtag